The Apium graveolens cultivar Ventura chromosome 10, ASM990537v1, whole genome shotgun sequence nucleotide sequence TTTCGATGAGGATTGGTGTTTGATTTGTTGGATTGGTTAATTTGGATTGGTGTTTGATTTGTTGGAATGGTTATGTATTTTTATTCTTGAGTTTGTAGCGTAAAAACAGGGACAAGAAAACTAGGAATTGCAGAAAACTGCAGAAAACTGCAGGCTGCAGAAACAGCAAAATTTGCAGTCTGCAGATTTCAGTAcccttccgcaatgaatcattgcggaaacAAGTCCcatccgcaatgattcattgcagAAGCTTGAAAGTTCTACAAAAATCACACTTTGGTCAtcttgttttatttttttataatttggTCACTGCATAtgaataaattcgaattaaataataaaaactcTTACAATTATTGCAAAAAATGCCTGGAACACTGAAAATTTTAAACAATAATTTCTGTATTTTTTTCACCATTTCTCATTTTTTTTccattttattttgattttttccttgaataatatgtaataattcgaattaaaaattaagaaaaaaaataaaaaaatggacttttcttaaaaattaatcaaaaattagAGGAGACGCTGGAATTATCAAAAAATAGTGTCACTGATTTTTTTCACCATTTCTGacttttttcctttttttattttttcctttaataatatgtattaattcgaattaaaaataaagaaaaaaaataaaaaaaatggacttttcttaaaaattaatcaaaaattagAGAAGACACTGAAATTATCAAAAAATAGTGTCACTAATTTTTTTCAccatttttctttttttttttgatttttttcctttaattgtattaatttgaattaaaaaataaataaatatataaatgaacttttattaaaaaataatcaaaaattaGAGGAGAGACTGGAATTATCAAAAAATATTGTCACTAATTGTTTTTCACCATTTCTGACTTTTtccatttaattttaaattttttaaaaatttaaaattgaattaattCCTTAAAAATTCGAAGCTAAGGAAAAACAGGGGAAACAGGGGaccttccgcaatgaatcattgcggaaagGAAAAGcattccgcaatgaatcattgcggaagtaGGTATAACTCCCCTGTTTTTTCAgctattaattttttaaaatttgtaattataAAAAAAGTAAATTATAGCTCCAATACATACCAAATAATATTTAAAAGCCAAATTCAAATATGACATTCCAAATTCAAATATTACATTCCATTAATTTAAATTTCTACATTCAAATAGaattaaatcatttaaaatttcTATTTGGATTTTTAAGACAACGCCTCCTATCATGTCCGGCCACACCACAAAAACCGCAATAACGGATTTTTTCAGTTGACGTCTCAATACCACTTTTAGACCTTCCTGAATTTTTCTTTGTTGTTGACGTCTCAATGCCACTTTTATACCTTGCCGAATCCTTCTTTCTTCCCTTTGTTTGTGACATTGGAGGATTGAATATTGGATCATGTTCATCGTAAACTTGGAACTCCTCCTCCATTCTTGAATTATTTTCTTCTTCACGAAACTTTTCAATCACGTAACATTTTCCTTTCTCAATCAAATCCATGACGTAATTGTATCGTGGTTTTGAACAACTTCCAAGAGCACCCAAACCTTGAAAAGATTTACACAAAGCATTATACCTTGCCGTTGTTGAATCACCAACATCAACAAGAACGGGAGGATTATAAGGCGAAAAACCATCAATTTTATTTGCGCTCGCCGTCCATCTTGATTTGATAAAAATTGTTGGTATCATAGTTTTTTGTTTCTTGTCAAGATAGCGTAGGATATGTTTGCAAAGCATCCCAGAATGTTCAAATTTTTTACATTCACAATCAATATTTCCTTCCAAAGAAACCATTACCCGATACCTTCTTCTAAGATTCTCCGGCACATTATACTTCTCAACTAAATACAACTTCCACATGTAATTGGAACCATCTTTGCAACTATTTACCACATAAGATGTGCTTTTTCTAAGCTCATTTTGAAATTGCCTAAACATTTCTTTTGTGTAAATAGAAGAAGCATGATTTTCCAAGGGGGAATTAAATATCAATCTCCTTTCCTTATACTCGGTCTCGTAGTCGGCTTTAACCTCATTAAGAATTTGTGTTTCCAAAGCTTTTTGTGaattctcaatgaattctttctACCCGGTTGAAGCTTTCACATACTCGTCAAAAAATGAATTCATGGACTCGCTTCTTGAGGTGGTGGTCATACCGGCGGAGAAATGTTGTTTTGTGTAAGCACGAATCCATTTATCTTTTATGACATACATATCGTTTAGCCAAACATGATCCTCGAGTCCATACTTATCAACCAAAACCTCCCACTTACCAACAAATTCTGTGGGTGACAACGACTTGTACTAACAATCATTAAAATCCCCTTTAAATTCCGGATATTGTGTGTACAAAGCCGACAATTTTTCGGGAAATTTATTACTTATGTGCCACGAACATAATATGTGCTTGGTATCCGGCAAAATCTCGGCAATAGCATTTCCCAATGCTATATCTTGATCCGTAATAATAGTGAGGGGAGGTTTGTTTCCGACGGCTTCCAACCATGTATTCAAAACCCATTTATATGAAATCTCCGTCTCATCCCGCATAAGTGCAAACCCGAACAAGATATTTTGGTAATGGTGATTGACCCCGGTTATTGGTATAAACGGCATACAATACCTATTGGTCCTATATGTGGAGTCAAATGAAACAACATCTCCAAAATTCGTGTATGCGTTCAATGATCGATGATCAACCCAAACCAAATCTCTAACTCTATTTTCTTCATCCAAATCAACTCGATAGAAAAAGTTTCCAAAACTTTTTTCTTTCAATTGTCGTAGCAATGTTATCCCACTCCCCGCATCACCGGAATCGAACACCCGTCATCGAATATCACGAATTACGTTACGAACATCTTGATTAGAAAATCCAAGTTTTTCCACACCACCTCATGTTTCACCAAAAAATCTCATCGCTTTAGCGGTTTCAATGCCCGATTTATCAAATAACTCAAGCAATGCTCGGGTAACCGGATCTATATTTTTGGACCTTTGCATGAATTGTACTTTATCCGAGGTTACCATATCATGATTATGCTCTAATTTAACCAAAGTTACTTCTCATTTATCATTTTTAACTCTATGAGTGACACACATTCGAGCACTACAATTTGTTCTCGAAATTACATCTCTAATCCTTCTTTTTTCCTTTCTTTCATCATCAACATCCAATTTCGTACTAGAACCTAGTCTTCCACCCTTACGACAAATATACAAACGAGAGGAGATACCATTATCCCGTGAATGTCTATGAGTACTCCTAATAATAATCTCAAATCCAACACTTCTACCATAATCTCTATAAAATTTATCGGCTTCATCCAAAGTGTTAAAAAACATACCAACGCAAGGTACAACACTATTCatatttgattttgaaaaatcgTAACCTTTTTTGTCAAAACTCAtatcatcattttcatcatcatcatcaacatcatcatcacTTATATTCATTTTCTCTTCTCTACAAAAATCATCATCATTCATTTTTCCTTTTCCCTTACAATCTCCCTCTTCTTATTTATGATATTTCTCTTTTTCCATATACTcaatatcatcatcatcatccatattcttttttTCCATATACTCAATATCATCATCATCTATATCCAATTTTTTCTTACATTTATAATTATCAACATCAATCAATTCATTAACATCATCTACAATAAGTTTACGATAAACCGGATTTTTCCCAACGGGTATAAAATAATCAAAATCGCCATGCTCACTAGATGAacttgaataattaaataaatgagaTGCCATAGTAAAAAAAACTAACCTCTTTTTGGCTCCAAATTGAAAAATGATAGAGAAAAATGGTGAAATTGGGTTTATAAAGTAAAAAACGAAGCTGGTTTAATGCACACTTCcacaatgaatcattgcggaaggtGTATTTAATGCTTCAGCCAACCCACGCGCTAAAACGCGCATAAATTGTCAAAACATTAGTtccttccgcaatgaatcattgcggattttgcttccgcaatgattcattgcggatgcagttttgataattgtttattattatttttttttggtgaagaaaataattagtaaaaaaaatttaaaattcataataACATTCATATTAGTTGTCAATATtacataaattttttatataatttttttattattattattgtatattttgcctttttttatgaaaataatacattaaatatttaaaaaaattgtcTAAACATATAATACttaattttaatttgttttttataATATAGGTAtgtgaaaaaataaataaatattattttgttgaGAACATATATTAAGCACTTGATAAGTATGAATGAAGTACAATGTCTATTATAAGTTGTATCATTTCATTTGAAATTTCTAATATTGAATGTTTCATGTTATCTTCAATATTTAAATCTCCATTATTAAATTTGatgataaataaatttgaatttatagttttatgtttgatttttatattttttaaaaattaagtacttaataaaatttaagaaagagatttatattgaattaaactttgaataaaatttaaaataaaaaaagaacCACTTCTCTTACTTACCATCATATTAGTTCGAGGGACGTATACCCGGTAACCGAACTAATACGTCCCTCGAACTAATATGATGGTAAGTAAGGGAAGTGattctttttttattttaaattttattcaatgtttaattcaatataaatctctttcttaaattttattaagtactttatttttaaaaaataacataattgttttaaaatataaatattatttttgttttaaaatagaaatattatttttgttttaaattataaatatatttaaattagaAACACATTTAAatcatatttattaaataattaaagaaaaataaaattctTCCACAATGTTTCAAGGCGGAAGACTTCCGCTTTGAAACATTGCGGATGTATTCCGCAATATTTCAAGGCGGAAGAAGTCTTCCGCCTTGAAATATTGCGGA carries:
- the LOC141692056 gene encoding protein FAR1-RELATED SEQUENCE 5-like, coding for MPFIPITGVNHHYQNILFGFALMRDETEISYKWVLNTWLEAVGNKPPLTIITDQDIALGNAIAEILPDTKHILCSWHIKFVGKWEVLVDKYGLEDHVWLNDMYVIKDKWIRAYTKQHFSAGMTTTSRSESMNSFFDEYVKASTG